The Monomorium pharaonis isolate MP-MQ-018 chromosome 5, ASM1337386v2, whole genome shotgun sequence genome includes a window with the following:
- the LOC105834972 gene encoding BTB/POZ and MATH domain-containing protein 5, whose product MAEKEISDKKEVGNISTEISPEKEEIVSSPFLPLYTKSESITSLDWTTFEYTWRINQLQRFRNCYNNLELRSPSFPKTGQYAIQADLCNDEITVTLRILNSESFIGSCTTTLRNDDGYLSSDFISRRISDKTLLTKISDYFFDSIKIHCKIEIYRNIIDSTIHMKLPSSLQSEYLNFLNYSNLDEIESKYGKSIKFIVDEKNHYVITRKLLLATNSKYFKNICLTYEAKEKDMTNELSTSREKSIFQDILLFIINGIELGRKLIESRYYSYPTTLLIAAYKYDVLALKWMCEHYLLRRITIENAVELIQLAFLSEATFLETHVATFIKFHIKEIMDTADFQNIQKDSNNIKICELIEKIKISEIISTNPIISPK is encoded by the coding sequence atttctgACAAAAAAGAAGTGGGGAATATCTCCACTGAAATTTCCCCAGAAAAGGAAGAGATAGTATCGTCACCATTTTTACCTCTATATACCAAGAGTGAGTCTATAACAAGTCTTGACTGGACTACATTCGAGTATACATGGAGAATCAATCAACTTCAACGTTTTCGTAATTGTTACAATAACCTTGAATTACGTTCTCCATCGTTCCCCAAAACAGGTCAATATGCGATTCAAGCAGATTTATGTAATGATGAAATTACTGTAACATTACGTATACTTAATTCTGAAAGTTTTATTGGTTCATGTACTACCACACTAAGGAATGATGATGGATATTTGTCAAGTGATTTTATTTCACGCCGCATATCAGATAAGACATTGTTAACTAAAATTTCAGATTACTTTtttgattcaattaaaatacattgtaaGATTGAAATTTATCGTAATATAATAGATAGTACTATACATATGAAATTACCATCTTCATTACAATCagaatatctaaattttttaaattattcaaaccTTGACGAGATTGAGTCTAAGTATGGgaaatcaatcaaatttataGTAGATGAAAAAAACCATTATGTTATAACAAGAAAATTGTTGCTTGCCACCAACAGTAAGTACTTTAAGAATATCTGTCTTACATATGAGGCAAAAGAAAAGGACATGACAAATGAATTAAGTACATCTAgagaaaaatctatttttcaagatattttattatttattataaatggcATAGAATTAGGACGAAAGTTAATAGAATCAAGGTATTATTCCTATCCAACAACATTATTGATAGCAGCTTATAAATATGATGTGTTAGCCTTAAAATGGATGTGTGAACATTATTTGTTACGCCGGATTACAATTGAAAATGCCGTAGAACTTATACAATTAGCGTTTTTGTCTGAAGCAACATTTTTAGAAACTCATGTGGCAACTTTTATTAAgtttcatataaaagaaataatggaCACTgcagattttcaaaatatacaaaaagattcaaataatattaagatatgtGAATTGA